From Aegilops tauschii subsp. strangulata cultivar AL8/78 chromosome 5, Aet v6.0, whole genome shotgun sequence:
ATAAACACAGTTAACACTGAACTAGCTAGTTTAGGATCCTGCGCTACAGATTTGTTGAAGATTTCCTCAGCCTGTTCATATTTGTTTTCTTGGCACAACATAGTAATGACTGATGTGTATGTTGTACTATCTGGTGCTACTCCTTTCTGGATCATGTGATCAAACAGCTGTTGGACTTGTTCACTTTCACCAATTTCTGCAAATTTTGTTATAAGTATATTATAGGTCTGCAGATTTGGACTACACCCACTGGTGAACATCTCATCCCACAGCTTCTTAGCAGGCCTAAGGAGATCATTTCTACATAGTGCTACCATGAGAGAATTATATGATGAAATGCCAGGATCTAGCTTCTTCCTTTTTATCTCCTTTATCACATCATATGCCTCTCTGACCTTCCCTGCCTTGCCCAAGAATGACACCACCAAATGATACTCCCTCTCACTCGTGCAATAGCCCTTATCCAAAAGCACTCTAAACATTTCCCACATCTCATCGCCCTTGTCATTCTTGCAAAGGCTCTCGCAAAGTTGCACGAGCATCTGTGTACTTGGCAATCTCTCCTTCCCTATCATGAACTTGCAGAACATAATTGCAGCATCAGCATCAACCTCAGACACCGAACAAACCAAGAGATTCAACACATCATCATCAATCGGGAAATCGCCTAATACAATCGCCTTGGCCATCTCCTTCGCGTCAGAAATCTGCCTGCCAGACACCAGCGCAAGCAAAACCTCTCTGTAGTCCTCCTTCCTTGGTGCAACACCGAGCTTCCTCTTCTGCTTCAAGATCCTACCTTCCTCCTCCGCCCTTTCAGCTAACCTGAACCCCTCGGACACAATCCTGTATGCTACAAAATCCGGCTTCCATCCACGCAACCTCATATCCTCCAGAGCCCGCCAAGCATCCTCTATCCTCCGCTCCCGACACAGACCGTCGACAACCATCGCCGCAACAACAGACTTGTTGATCAAGCCCTCCCGATGGTGCACCGCGTCCACCAGCCGCAGGACCTCGTCCAGCCCGTCCCTCCTGCCCACACTCTTCGCAAACACCCCGAAGCCGACGGTGTCCAGCTCGGCGTCGCCGGCCAGCATTCTGCCGAACACCTTGCGCGCGGCATCGAGTGACCCGGACGACGCGAGCGCAGCGAGCAGGAAGTTGGCGAGCggagcgggcggcgcggcggagtcCGGGAGGAGGCTGAAGTGCGCGAGCGCGTCGGGGAGGCGGCCGTGGCGGAGGAGCGCGGAGGCCGCGAGCGCGCGGGTGGCCGGGAGGAGCGGCAGCCGcgcggcgcgggcgcgggcgagCGCGGCGAGGAGGGACGGGAGCGTGGCCGGGTGGCCCGCGCGGGAGGGCGCCGCGAGCGACGCCAGGTGCGCGTGGAAGGCCTCCGGGGTCGAGGCTGGGGCGGAGGGCGGCGGGTAGGCCCGGCCGGAGACGGCgcgcgcggcggcgaggcggtggaggaggaGCTGGCGCGGGGCGGGCCACGGCGGGGCCATGCTGGCAGCGACGGCCGGATGGCGCGAGCCACATTAATCGATTGAAGGCGTAAACTAAATTACACTTTCATTACGCAAACACGTAACTTTGGGAATACGTAACCGGCGTCTCGGGGCTCGCCAGTCACTCGCTCCGCCCCGCGGCCGCAGCAagatcttcttcctcctccccctctcgCCCGCTAAATCCTCCAAAACCGATCCATCCCTTTCCCGCGAGGCCCAAAAATTTCAAAAATCCTCTCCCCTCGCCGCAAACCCTAGCGCTCGCCCCTCCCCGCGCTGCCGCCGCGGAGCCGGAGTCTCccgcccgcacccgccgccgGCCATGGAGGCGGTGGTCGTCGACGCGGGGTCGAAGCTGCTGAAGGCCGGCATCGCGCTGCCCGACCAGGCCCCGGGGCTGGTGAGTACCCAGATCTCCTTTGCCCGCCCGTGTATTCGCTCGAGATTTCGCGGGATGTTATGCGTGACTCCCCTATTTTCGATTTGTGTGTGGTCAGGTGATGCCCTCGAAGATGAAGACGGAGGTGGAGGAGAACGAGGTGgccgacggcgcggcggcggtggtggaggaggTGGTGCAGCCGGTGGTGCGCGGCTTCGTCAAGGACTGGGACGCCATGGAGGACCTGCTCACCTACGTCCTCTACAGGAACATCGGCTGGGAGATGGGGGACGAGGGCCAGATCCTCTTCACCCAGCCGCTCTTCACGCCCAAGGTCAGTGCGACTGCCCTCTCAAGCTCGTTTAAATGTGGTGGTGCCTATTACACATGTTGGAATTTAATAATATTGAATCACAGAAAAGTTCTGGGTTCGATTTTACTAGGTTTCAGGTTAATTGTGTCTGAGTTAGCTTTAAAAAATATGTCTGAGTTATGTGGTCTTGGGTGTTGTTGACACACCAACTTAATCCGCATGTTGGCTTATGTGATTCCGCATCGCCACCAGCCTAAATGACATTAGCCATTCCTTTTGTGGATGAGCTCAGTTCCTCTGGATTATAGTTCCATGTGATATACTCCTTCCGTTCGGAAATAGgtgttttagttcaaatttgaactaaaacagTGTCAGCGTCACTTATTTCCGAACCGAGGTAATACATTCCAAAGGAAGTAGTCCACATTTAACCACTGAGCTCTTGCGGAAGTCTATATCTTCAGACAAGGGACGATGATTGCAAACTTGAGACTGTCTGACAAAAAACAAAGCGAAAATACATTACAAACAGAGCACCTTGCTCTAACCATGAAGTCCATTTTTCAACCATGAGGGCCAGATCCTCTTCACCCAGCCGCTCTTCACGCCCAAGGTGTGTCATTGCTATTGCCCTCTTAAGCTCTTTTAAATGAGGTGGTGCCTATTAGACATGTTGGAATTTAATAATATTGAATCATGGAATAGTTCAGGGTTCGAGTTTACTAGGTTTCAGGTTAATTGTGTCTGAGTTAGCTTAAAAAAATATGTCTGAGATATGTGGTCTTGGGTGTTGACACACCAACTTAATCCGCATGTTGGCTTATGTGATTCCGCATTTCTACCAGCCTAAAATGACATTAGCTATTCCTTCTGTGGATGGACTCACTTCCTCTGGATTATAGGTCCATGTGATATACATTCCAAAGAAAACAGTCCACATTTAACCACTGAGCTCTTGGAAAGTCCACTTCTTCAATAAAATCATCTGCTACATCCTCAAGTGGTTTCACATGTGTTTTGTGACCACGTGGATGCCCCATCATCAAACAGTTTAGTTCATGTTGACTTGATGGAAAGGTCATCCTATGCCATAATTCTCCTTATGCTATATCTCTACTGATTTATTTGATTACGTGTCAAGTTCTTTTGTTATTTGGTAGTGCGTTTGTGTAGTGGTTTACACACATTACACAATTGGGCATGGTTAGTTTTCTCTTATCTGAGTGGAGATGATGGACTCCCAAAAAGTTTACTGTGAGCCACATATCCATTTTGTGCTTTTTAGTTCAAAATCTTTGTGCTATTTTGGTTAACTTTCGGATCTTACTACATAATTCTAGCTTTGGGTTTTGATCTGCATTTTATATTCTTCTGTATGTTATGTTTGTGGCTAACCTTGCCATAAAAAGTTTGTCAAAATGGCCACTGCAAGTTCAGTAAAGTTACCCATGGAACTGAGTCTTTAATAAGTGGGCCAAGAAACTAAGAAAAGGGTAGTAAGTCACATTCTGATTTGCGGCAATGAAGCAAACTCATACCTAAACAACTGTTTCGTGACTAGAGTTAGGCATGGCATGGTTAGGTATCAAACAGGACACCCCCCTGGGCTAGAGTTTGTAACAGGTTATCTGCATTGGAAATTACCAACATATGGTGCCCATTAGTCTTCCTGGTACAGTGCTTTCCATATATTGATATCATTGGAATTGAATGAAGTTCTAACAGTGGCAGATATTGCATGATGTAGCACTCAAACTGTAGTCTGAAGGCTAGCACGCACCATTCCCCGCTATGAGATAAGGCCAAAAGAAGAAAAGACTCAGGCCATAATAATACCTACCCCTTTTTCCTCGATCGTTAAGGTCGTGGATTTGTTTCGATTTTGGTCTTACGGTCTTCATGCATTTTTAAGGGCCAGCTTTTGGTTGTTGTGCTGTGCTATATAATCCACTTATTTGTGCAAGTCCTTACCAGTTCTACTTCTGCTATGAAAAGGGAATGCTCTCAAATGGTTAGTTTAGTAAAAAGTAGAAAACGTATATGCTTTTTCAAAAGCATTTGCAATGCCACTTAAATAAGTTTTCATTATTCTGAATCTATAATACAATCTCTCTCTTGCTTGTTTGCTAAGCCTTTTCCATTTGACATTATCCATATTTTAGTGCAGCTAATGCGTTTTACCAATCGTGTTGGTCTTGCATTTGGTTCTGATTCTCCAATTCTGTCATGTTCTCTGCAGGCTCTCCGGGAGCAATTAGTGCAACTTATGTTCGAAAaattcaacgtatcaggattttaTGATTCTGAACAGGCTGTATTGTCCCTTTATGCTGTTGGTCGCATTTCGGGTTGTACGGTTGACATTGGACATGGGAAAATAGGTAATATCACCAAATCCAGCTGTATCTTGAACTTGAATTGCGACACTGTTGATTCCATATGTGGGCCTTTGTGTTATGTCTGTATGATATGGTATTTGTTCTGAAGCTATTGACTTTATGCTTCCTTGGTTTGGCGATTTTATGTTTAATACTTCTTTCAGTATCTTTTATTTACTCACTCTAGAATAACCTTGGTGAAAACTAGCACATATCGAAGGCTTGCAGGGAAAATATGCATTCCCTTTTGAGCTCAAACTTTGTGCAACACAATTTTCACCCAGTGATTGATGATCTTTAAGCACATTGCAAGAACATCATACAGGGATGACAGAAATTCTtctaaatggtattgcaatgatGCTTATGTTAACCCTCTCCAGTCAGTAATATAGTATACACACCATCATTTGTATTTCAAATGTTTCTGTCTTCTCTTGTCTTCTGGTATGTGTAATTTGTACATACTGTGTCACATTTCCTTCATCCGAAGATCATTTCTCTCTGCAGCTTTATTTTTTTTAAGTAATCCTTGTTTACTCGAGTGGTTTATTCATCTTCTTCTGTACTTTTAACCCAAATAGGGTTCCTCCCTCTTGGTCACAAGGTGTGGAGGAAATGCAACATTTTTTGTGTGTGCTTTGTCATCAGTAATATATTTTTTGTATTAACTCTATAATCCAGTATATCTGTACAGTTAACACAAGAAATCAGTAGATATTGTTCATGGGCTTGTGAAGGAATACTAGGAGTCTGAATCCGCAAACAAATTCTATTATAGTTTATTTGTTCAGTAGTTCAGATGTAAGTCGTAATTGTGCTTCGCAACTGCTTTATATTTGTATTAGTTCACAATTTGCATTGTGGTGGCTTTTCTTCCCCAGGAGTTTTTTTATTACTATTTTTGGATATGTTAATAAGTTGGGGTACTTGGCTACCCCTTTGTCAAAATCAGAACATAAATATTTGAGTTGGGCTAGTATAGATTCTTTCAGTTAACTAGATTCTGCAGCACGATACTGTAAAACCAAGCGTAACTAGATTCTGCAGCACGATGCAGCAATACCAAGCGAGCCACTGTACAGATATATTAAGACCAGTCCTCAAAGATAAATAATGTTGTTTAGCATTGGTTGTCCACTGTGTGCTTACTAAATTACATGGGATAAATTTTGATAAGTGCCCTTCTTTTGTATTGGCTGTCCAGATattgctccggtttgtgaaggTGCTGTTCAGCACGTAGCATCGAAGAGATTTGAGATTGGAGGAACTGACTTGACAAACCTATTTGCACAAGAACTAAAGAAGTCCAACCCATCAGTAAACATTGATATTTCTGACGTTGAGAGGCTGAAAGAGCAGTATGCATGCTGCACAGAAGATCAGTCAGCCTTTGAAGCTATAGCAAGTACATGCCAGCCAGAAACTCACACTCTTCCAGATGGACAGGTTCGTTATTAATTATGTTGCACTGCTTTGGTGTAAATGCTGTGCCAAACATCCACCTGTTCATTTACATGTATAGAGAGCACTTAGTGTGCAATTTTTCTCATTATAAAATGCATGATAATTATGTGAATTATCATCCTTAGGTTGATCAGATGCTTTGATGTTTATTTATCACCCTGAATGTATGGAATAGCTGTTCACAAAACACTTTTTCCTCCAGGTTATAACAATTGAAAAAGAGCGCTATATCGTTGGCGAAGCTTTGTTTCAACCAAGCATCTTGGGCTTAGAAGATTATGGTATTGTCCACCAGCTAATTACTAGTGTTTCAAACGTCGCATCGGAGTACCAAAAGCAACTGCTTGAGAACACTATGTTATGTGGTGGCACTGTATCTATGACTGGTTAGTTATTGCTCTCTTCTGCAAGATGCCTTTTCCTTGGTTAGAACTCTTGGTTTTGTCAATCTTATATTCTACATGGAAAATGCAtgccaactactccctccgttcctaaatataagtctttttagagaatTCAATAAGGACtgcatacggatgtatatagacatattttagagtgtagattcactcattttgctccgtatgtagtccgtattgaaatctctacaaagacttacatttaggaacggagggactATTAATACTAGTAGCCTGCTAGGCTTTACTGTTTATGGATGATAATGTATGCTTCCCTGCGGCACACGGCATCATTAAAAAAAAGAGTAAAAGACTACATTCTGCATGACACAGTTATGAAAAGTGGATGCTGTATGAATTGATTGTCTGAATGCTAGTGGCGTATGACCTATGCAGCAACGGTCTAGTTTGTTTCTATGCATGTCCCAGAACTGAGGAAACGGGGCCAGTTTGGAA
This genomic window contains:
- the LOC109781735 gene encoding uncharacterized protein, whose translation is MAPPWPAPRQLLLHRLAAARAVSGRAYPPPSAPASTPEAFHAHLASLAAPSRAGHPATLPSLLAALARARAARLPLLPATRALAASALLRHGRLPDALAHFSLLPDSAAPPAPLANFLLAALASSGSLDAARKVFGRMLAGDAELDTVGFGVFAKSVGRRDGLDEVLRLVDAVHHREGLINKSVVAAMVVDGLCRERRIEDAWRALEDMRLRGWKPDFVAYRIVSEGFRLAERAEEEGRILKQKRKLGVAPRKEDYREVLLALVSGRQISDAKEMAKAIVLGDFPIDDDVLNLLVCSVSEVDADAAIMFCKFMIGKERLPSTQMLVQLCESLCKNDKGDEMWEMFRVLLDKGYCTSEREYHLVVSFLGKAGKVREAYDVIKEIKRKKLDPGISSYNSLMVALCRNDLLRPAKKLWDEMFTSGCSPNLQTYNILITKFAEIGESEQVQQLFDHMIQKGVAPDSTTYTSVITMLCQENKYEQAEEIFNKSVAQDPKLASSVLTVFIIALCKQGGFKAALGVMSSLPSNIESSNSHVILLKCLTDVEEIEMASEHIKWLRRYCSSAFQNIMNELMASLSTSASLQPVRKLVCYLHSQGLVNEVGPWMNLIEDDYA
- the LOC109781736 gene encoding actin-related protein 7; translation: MEAVVVDAGSKLLKAGIALPDQAPGLVMPSKMKTEVEENEVADGAAAVVEEVVQPVVRGFVKDWDAMEDLLTYVLYRNIGWEMGDEGQILFTQPLFTPKALREQLVQLMFEKFNVSGFYDSEQAVLSLYAVGRISGCTVDIGHGKIDIAPVCEGAVQHVASKRFEIGGTDLTNLFAQELKKSNPSVNIDISDVERLKEQYACCTEDQSAFEAIASTCQPETHTLPDGQVITIEKERYIVGEALFQPSILGLEDYGIVHQLITSVSNVASEYQKQLLENTMLCGGTVSMTGFEDRFQREANLSASAIRPTLVKAPEYMPEDLARHSAWLGGAILAKVVFPQNQHVTKGDYDETGPSIVHKKCF